From Scleropages formosus chromosome 1, fSclFor1.1, whole genome shotgun sequence, a single genomic window includes:
- the lipt1 gene encoding lipoyl amidotransferase LIPT1, mitochondrial → MLLRTCGPLCVKTRTCLQLVRAQSTFSAFLAEHCRPGVVLKSASCDIFQNLAFEDWIHAHVDVEKRSILFMCRNRPAVVIGRHQNPWQECNVPLARERGIPVARRRSGGGTVFHDLGNVNLTFFSSRKRYDRQRNLRIVTRALRQLSPNLDVHATERFDILLNKQFKISGTAAKLGRTGAYHHCTLLCSADRALLSATLRSACAAGIRSNATPSVAAPVRNLRDEDPTLNCDAVMEAVASQYYADFGLSAPAVVVDPTDELSHPGIRRITQELQAWDWVFGKTPAFSLDTSFEVQCEACDTKVNLTVGVKSGAIETCSIESPQDWLPPAMCRELSGLMVGSRFRPSDMAVIFTAFLRANPQSHELENKMHILCEKVVALM, encoded by the coding sequence ATGCTATTGAGGACTTGCGGGCCCTTGTGTGTAAAAACTCGGACGTGTTTACAGTTAGTCCGAGCGCAGAGTACTTTCTCAGCGTTCTTGGCGGAGCACTGTAGACCTGGAGTAGTTCTCAAGTCCGCCTCCTGCGACATTTTCCAGAATCTGGCCTTCGAGGACTGGATCCACGCCCACGTGGATGTAGAGAAGCGGAGCATCCTCTTCATGTGTAGGAACAGGCCGGCCGTCGTCATCGGCAGGCACCAGAACCCGTGGCAGGAGTGCAACGTACCGCTGGCGAGGGAGCGCGGCATCCCGGTGGCGAGGCGACGCAGCGGCGGCGGCACCGTCTTCCACGACCTGGGCAACGTTAACCTGACCTTCTTCAGCTCCAGGAAGCGCTACGACCGGCAGCGCAACCTGCGCATCGTGACGAGGGCGCTCCGCCAGCTCAGCCCGAACCTGGACGTGCACGCCACCGAGCGCTTCGACATCCTGCTTAACAAGCAGTTTAAAATTTCCGGCACGGCCGCCAAGCTGGGCAGGACAGGCGCGTACCACCACTGCACGCTGCTGTGCTCGGCCGACCGCGCGCTCCTCTCCGCCACGCTCCGGAGCGCATGCGCGGCGGGCATCAGGAGCAACGCCACCCCCAGCGTGGCCGCTCCCGTGAGAAACCTGCGGGACGAGGACCCCACTCTGAACTGCGATGCTGTGATGGAAGCGGTGGCCTCCCAGTATTACGCTGACTTTGGGCTGAGCGCACCCGCGGTCGTGGTGGACCCCACGGATGAACTCTCTCATCCGGGCATCCGCAGAATCACGCAGGAACTGCAGGCGTGGGACTGGGTCTTCGGAAAGACCCCCGCGTTCTCTCTCGATACCTCCTTTGAGGTTCAATGTGAGGCATGTGACACAAAGGTGAACCTCACCGTGGGCGTCAAGAGCGGTGCTATAGAGACGTGCAGCATTGAGAGCCCTCAGGACTGGCTGCCACCAGCCATGTGTCGAGAGCTGAGCGGACTCATGGTGGGCAGCAGGTTCCGTCCCTCCGACATGGCAGTGATCTTCACAGCCTTCCTCAGGGCGAATCCCCAGAGTCATGAattggaaaacaaaatgcatattttgtgtgaaaaagtaGTTGCTCTTATGTGA